The uncultured Bacteroides sp. DNA segment ACTTTTTTTAATGCATATTCATCTATCAAAGCGGATTTTCTTTCTTCTAATATACAACGATTTGATGAACATCCCAAGTGGTATTGGTGGGAATCCTTAAAATTGGAAACTATGAAAATCCCAATCAATAAGTTTGTTCGATCTTTTAATCCTATTTATCGGATCTCAAATAGTGCATTGTCTTTTTTGGATGATGTTCTAAAGCATAAAAACAGGGGGCATCATGAAGTTTTGATACCTACTTTACTAAATTACAATGGATATGTAATTGTGGATATTGGTGGAAATGGGAGTTATGTATTGCCAAAATTCAAAAATCAATTTTATTTAGGATGTACAGCGTTTGGTGGGAAGGGAACAATGCGATTTCGCCCAACTTTTAAATTAGAAGTAATAAAGCAACTTGACTTAAGTAACAAACTTTTTCATCCTGTTAAACCCTATTAAACATTATGAAACACGCCATTTTAATAATTGCTCATAGAGATTTTGATCACCTCTGTTCCTTAATTAATTTTTTTGATGATAATTTTCTCATTTACATACATGTTGATATTAAAAGCAATTTTACCAAGAAAGAAATCGTATCTTTATCCGAAATGAAAAATGTCATTTCTGTATATAAAAGATTTAAAGTAAATTGGAGTGGATTTAATATCTTAAGATGTGAGTTATTTCTTATCAAAAAGGCACTTGAAAATAACGATATAGATTATATACACTTGTTAAGTGGGCAAGATTTCCCAATAAAAAGTACTTCGGAATTTTTGAGTTATTTTGATGATAATAAGGGTCATGAATTTATTGGATGGCATTTAATGCCTACAGAAAACTGGGAGAAATGTTCTTTTGTGAGATATCAGTATTTTAGACCTTATGACTTATTTGATTATAAAACAAAAAGGGGGAAAATAATAATTAATAAGATTGTGAATTTTCAGATGAAATACAACTTAAGAAGAAGAATTCCTGATCAATTTATTCGATTATATGGTGGATCTAAT contains these protein-coding regions:
- a CDS encoding DUF3405 domain-containing protein, producing MERMMHRPIVYLFATHELNDVILNRYRLLRDTVKDTGDVFLLLHQMDDKIIIPKDVYYYSFTLESLAILNYTPIAETLVPGSNHFPLFLFYKDYPQYEYYWYIEYDVLFTGNWNTFFNAYSSIKADFLSSNIQRFDEHPKWYWWESLKLETMKIPINKFVRSFNPIYRISNSALSFLDDVLKHKNRGHHEVLIPTLLNYNGYVIVDIGGNGSYVLPKFKNQFYLGCTAFGGKGTMRFRPTFKLEVIKQLDLSNKLFHPVKPY